The nucleotide window TGAGGCAGCTTCGTTCGGAAGTCTCAGCAGGGAGGCGCTGATCAAATTGCTGGAGGAAGAGGATGCTGGATTATATTGACATGCACTGTGATACGCTTTTGGTATTTGCGGATGAGGGCGGAAGTCTCTATGAGAATCAGATGAAGATCGACATCCGGAGACTGAAGAAGGGGGGATGCCTTGCACAATTCTTTGCCATCTGGATGCCGGATGAGGATGCGAAAATCCAGGTAAGGAGCCTGCCGGAGAAAGACGAGGACGGAAAATGCCCGGGATCAGAGCTGGCTTTATGGGATGAATCCTATATTGAAAAATTGATTTCCGGAATCAAAAGGGAGGTTTCTCTGCATGGAGACGAGATTGCGTTTGCCGGTTCCTATGGGGATTTAAAACGGAATGAAGCGGATAAAAAGATTTCCGCTTTCCTGACTCTGGAGGACGGCAGGGCGGTGGGCGGAGAGCTTGAAAACCTGAAGCGGTTTTATGACATGGGAATCCGGCTGATAACTTTGACATGGAATCATGACAACTGCTTCGGAAGGGCTAACTACAGGGACGCCGTCTATGGGAGCAAAGGCAGCGGCCTTTCCTCTTTCGGAAAAGAGGCGGTGGCCTATATGAATGATCTGGGAATGATCGTAGATGTGTCTCATCTGTCGGATGAGGGATTTCATGACGTGGCAGAGCTTTGCGCCAGGCCTTTTGTGGCGTCCCATTCCAATGCCAGAGCATTGGCGGACTGTTCCAGGAACATGAGTGACGGCATGATTCGTCTGTTGGCGGAAAAGGGCGGCGTCATGGGGCTGAACTTCGCTCCCGGATTTCTGGATGAGGATTTTTTCAGTGAACACAGCAGTGTTGTCCGAATGGCGGCCCATGCGCGTCATATCCTGGACTGCGGCGGGGAAGGCGTCCTGGCGCTGGGATCCGATCTGGACGGCATTACAGGAGATTTGGAGATCGACTCTCCGGATAAGATGTATCTTCTGTGGGAAGCTCTCAAAAACTCAGGCTTTACGGAACGCCAGCTGGAGCTTGTCATGCGCGGAAACGCAGAACGGGTCATTCGGGATGCCATGGGATAAGTTTTACGGTTTCCGGCAGAGTTTTTCCATGATTGCTATGGAAGAATAAAGGGAATTGTGATAGAATGAATTCATCTTGGATAAAAATAAAACGGTAAGGAGAAAGAGAAGGTATGGATAATTTTACATTTTACAGCCCGACATATTTTGTATTCGGAAAAGGAAAAGAGAATGAGACAGGCCATTATGTAAGGCGCTTCGGCGGCAGTAAGGTGCTCATCCATTACGGCGGCGGAAGCGTTGTCCGTTCCGGTCTTTTAGACAGGGTAAAGGCTTCTCTGGACAAGGAAGGGATTTCCTACATAGAGCTGGGCGGCGTAAAGCCGAATCCCAGGAGCGGCCTTGTATATCAGGGCATCGAGCTGTGCAAAAAAGAAGGGGTGGATTTTGTCCTGGCAGTAGGCGGAGGAAGCACCATTGATTCCTCCAAGGCAATCGCCATGGGGGCTGTTTACGACGGAGATTTCTGGGATTTCTACGCAGGCAGGGCAGCTGCGGAGCGCGCCCTTCCGGTAGCGTCGGTCCTGACCATAGCGGCTGCCGGCAGCGAGGGCAGCGACGGTTCCGTGATCACCAATGAAGACGGTATGTACAAACGGCCTTACGGAAGTGAAGT belongs to Qiania dongpingensis and includes:
- a CDS encoding dipeptidase, with the protein product MLDYIDMHCDTLLVFADEGGSLYENQMKIDIRRLKKGGCLAQFFAIWMPDEDAKIQVRSLPEKDEDGKCPGSELALWDESYIEKLISGIKREVSLHGDEIAFAGSYGDLKRNEADKKISAFLTLEDGRAVGGELENLKRFYDMGIRLITLTWNHDNCFGRANYRDAVYGSKGSGLSSFGKEAVAYMNDLGMIVDVSHLSDEGFHDVAELCARPFVASHSNARALADCSRNMSDGMIRLLAEKGGVMGLNFAPGFLDEDFFSEHSSVVRMAAHARHILDCGGEGVLALGSDLDGITGDLEIDSPDKMYLLWEALKNSGFTERQLELVMRGNAERVIRDAMG